From bacterium HR11, a single genomic window includes:
- the bcp gene encoding Putative peroxiredoxin bcp, with the protein MKLLLILTLGTLALGTLGLARAEKSAVREGQPAPDFTLKDQDGRDVALSALRGKWVVLYFYPKDDTPGCTKEACAFRDFIEQYRALGAEVLGVSVDDTASHKKFHQKYNLNFHLLADPDKRVTRMYGVLNPLGWARRVTFVIDPQGIVRKVFPKVDVGVHSQEVLDFLKSAMATGTP; encoded by the coding sequence ATGAAACTCCTGCTGATTCTCACCCTCGGGACCCTGGCCCTGGGGACCCTGGGCCTGGCGCGGGCCGAGAAGTCGGCCGTCCGGGAGGGCCAGCCGGCCCCGGACTTCACCCTGAAGGACCAGGACGGCCGTGACGTGGCCCTGTCGGCCCTCCGCGGGAAGTGGGTCGTCCTGTACTTTTACCCCAAGGACGACACGCCGGGCTGTACGAAGGAGGCCTGCGCCTTTCGGGACTTCATCGAGCAGTACCGGGCCCTGGGCGCCGAGGTCCTGGGCGTCAGCGTCGACGATACCGCGTCCCATAAGAAATTTCACCAAAAATATAATCTCAACTTTCATTTGCTGGCCGACCCCGATAAGCGGGTCACCCGCATGTACGGTGTCCTGAACCCCCTCGGCTGGGCCCGCCGGGTGACGTTTGTCATCGACCCCCAGGGCATCGTCCGGAAGGTCTTCCCCAAGGTCGACGTCGGAGTCCACAGCCAGGAGGTCCTGGACTTCTTGAAGTCGGCCATGGCGACGGGGACGCCGTAG
- the kch gene encoding Voltage-gated potassium channel Kch — translation MKIARMPRMRVVGRFVRALVFPFISLIAFHAVIASVYVYLEGIPWLEAVYWVTHPHAIDLRGHVRPVTRAVAIFVYASVFFFQVWFAERVLVTLFGHGGLELWSRLMSEAKIEQMRDHFIICGYGQVGRTVVDQLQKAGIPFVLIELDEGLYKELLKEGLPVIHGDARRRDVLLQAGIQRARGIAVVIDNDADTLYITITARLLNPNIYIISRAGNLRYAEALRGAGANEVFIPEYEGGLIVWRSIERLVGPTGRLE, via the coding sequence ATGAAAATAGCGCGGATGCCCCGCATGCGGGTCGTGGGGCGATTCGTACGGGCTCTGGTATTTCCCTTCATCTCGCTGATTGCCTTTCATGCCGTCATCGCCTCGGTTTACGTGTACCTGGAGGGAATTCCCTGGTTGGAAGCCGTCTACTGGGTCACGCACCCGCATGCCATCGACCTGCGGGGGCACGTCCGGCCCGTGACCCGGGCGGTCGCCATTTTTGTGTACGCCAGCGTCTTCTTCTTCCAGGTCTGGTTCGCCGAACGGGTCCTCGTGACGCTGTTCGGACACGGCGGCCTGGAGCTATGGAGTCGGCTGATGAGTGAGGCCAAGATCGAGCAAATGCGGGACCACTTCATCATCTGCGGCTACGGCCAGGTCGGCCGTACGGTCGTCGACCAACTCCAGAAGGCGGGCATCCCCTTCGTGTTGATCGAGTTAGACGAGGGCCTCTACAAAGAGCTCCTCAAGGAAGGCCTCCCGGTCATTCACGGCGACGCCCGTCGACGGGACGTCCTGCTCCAGGCGGGCATCCAGCGGGCCCGGGGCATCGCCGTCGTCATCGACAACGACGCCGACACGCTGTACATCACCATCACGGCCCGCCTGCTGAACCCGAACATCTACATCATCAGCCGGGCCGGCAATCTTCGTTATGCGGAGGCCCTTCGGGGCGCCGGGGCCAACGAGGTCTTCATCCCCGAATACGAAGGCGGCTTGATCGTCTGGCGGTCGATCGAGCGATTGGTCGGCCCGACGGGACGGCTCGAATAG
- the clpC_2 gene encoding ATP-dependent Clp protease ATP-binding subunit ClpC yields the protein MVRMLKAEEIRESLRREIVGQDEAIEAVVRAVTVAMLGVTDPKHPLGTFLFMGPTGTGKSAMARALAKVLHGDEDKVVVVNCTEFKHSHEVSKLIGAPPGYVGHDQPPFITPEKIQDRFTVVVFEELEKAHPALFDLLLQILDNGELYTAKGEKLDFTKCFIIMTSNVSAREIDDITKEAIGFQPPNPPEEDPDKFDRHIRQVCMQALERSFRPEFINRIDEIIVFRRLKMDHLQKILDKFLLDTRARFAIAGIGTVITDEAKAFLLQKGTNLRYGARPLKRAVRQYLEYPLAQFVMHHGVSEREVVYVLADPPNDALRFEVRQLKKGELIVMS from the coding sequence ATGGTCCGCATGCTGAAGGCCGAGGAGATTCGGGAATCGCTCCGGCGGGAGATCGTCGGCCAAGACGAGGCCATCGAGGCCGTCGTCCGGGCCGTGACCGTCGCCATGCTGGGGGTCACGGACCCCAAGCATCCCCTGGGGACCTTCCTCTTCATGGGCCCGACGGGCACGGGCAAGAGCGCCATGGCCCGGGCCCTGGCCAAGGTCCTCCACGGCGACGAGGACAAGGTCGTCGTCGTCAACTGTACGGAGTTCAAGCACAGCCACGAGGTCAGCAAGCTCATCGGGGCGCCGCCCGGGTATGTCGGGCACGACCAACCGCCGTTTATCACGCCGGAGAAGATCCAGGACCGCTTTACCGTCGTCGTCTTCGAGGAGCTCGAAAAGGCCCACCCGGCCCTGTTCGACTTGCTCTTGCAGATCCTCGACAACGGTGAGCTCTACACGGCCAAGGGCGAAAAGCTCGACTTCACGAAGTGCTTCATCATCATGACCAGCAACGTCTCGGCCCGGGAGATCGACGACATCACGAAGGAGGCCATCGGATTTCAGCCGCCGAACCCGCCCGAGGAGGACCCTGACAAGTTCGACCGTCACATCCGGCAGGTCTGCATGCAGGCCCTCGAGCGGTCTTTCCGGCCCGAATTCATCAACCGGATCGACGAAATCATCGTGTTCCGCCGTCTCAAGATGGACCACCTCCAGAAGATCTTGGACAAGTTCTTGCTGGACACGCGGGCTCGGTTTGCCATCGCCGGCATCGGGACGGTCATCACCGACGAGGCCAAGGCATTCCTGCTCCAGAAGGGGACGAACCTGCGGTATGGCGCCCGCCCCCTGAAGCGGGCCGTCCGCCAGTACCTGGAGTACCCGCTGGCCCAATTCGTCATGCATCACGGCGTCTCCGAACGGGAGGTCGTCTACGTCCTGGCCGACCCGCCCAACGACGCCCTCCGCTTTGAGGTCCGCCAGCTCAAGAAGGGCGAGCTGATCGTGATGAGTTAG